One window of Siniperca chuatsi isolate FFG_IHB_CAS linkage group LG19, ASM2008510v1, whole genome shotgun sequence genomic DNA carries:
- the LOC122866467 gene encoding mucin-5AC isoform X7, with protein MELSTSEGQLCISIDANAVRLLPTTVRQQNNFHLTWISFQYLMYVHLEDFDLPPLVLRRFCGDPDSVLDPTSTGRAIWCHVLPSMKKGQIITISRQLPRDGPFRTYRDLQNHWNRLYGYRLPELAEEEVVYCSVYFRLVGQRLFTYPLSCIRLQPLQRCPRADLQGALGSFLSDVRARLQSVCGFPARLTSKPRYHTVSLNTAATVQVLSGEQINLTTSSSMRPVLTQLPAPPPPPPRPVKPPFGSQPPAWAPLSQQDGAQGPLGNGCGFGGRLTQSQGCRGDGAWPSSSSSSSRVSFSDSSGYQSASSVSSSSSSLPLFQPASSLTSSSSSSSTLSSSSVLSPLPPPSQTPVIPAPKLVPIFKNKCPSRHVNVALLRVQKQREQLGGAGEERRRVTLPAFKKKTPATASSSYSLSSVSSLSAASLPIPPLPTIPRFNRRPRSHSGTTPQPTGHPKLKHLLSLSPASKSKPGLILTPKPEVKPKSSLKTNVRTSCESNTAANSSRKAAPPEPPRPLTSSDVSYKDTSTSSRGGVAFETKPKKSRSAIQDVDVEKMARSNQLSKLNSATLLSWLRGRGALVSAKHKKQELMLKVMACLAEA; from the exons atGGAGCTGAGCACCAGTGAGGGCCAACTGTGCATCAGCATTGACGCCAACGCAGTCAGACTGCTGCCAACCACAGTGAGACAACAAAATAACTTTCATTTAACTTGGATCAGTTTTCAGTATCTAATGTATGTCCAT cTGGAGGACTTTGACCTCCCTCCGTTAGTGCTGAGGAGGTTCTGCGGTGATCCCGACTCCGTCCTCGACCCCACCTCCACCGGAAGAGCCATCTGGTGTCACGTCCTGCCCAG catgaAGAAAGGCCAGATTATCACCATCAGCCGTCAGTTGCCCAGAGACGGACCATTTAGGACCTACAGAGACCTGCAGAACCACTGGAACCGCCTg taTGGTTACAGACTCCCTGAGCttgcagaggaggaggtggtgtaCTGCAGCGTCTACTTCAGACTAGTGGGACAGAGGCTCTTCAC CTACCCTCTGAGCTGTATCCGCCTGCAGCCGCTGCAGCGCTGCCCTCGGGCCGACCTGCAGGGGGCGCTGGGCTCCTTCCTGTCTGACGTCAGGGCCAGGCTGCAGAGCGTGTGTGGCTTCCCTGCACGTCTGACCAGCAAACCCCGTTACCACACAGTCAGTCTGAACACTGCTGCAACagtacag gtGCTGAGTGGTGAGCAGATCAACTtgaccacctcctcctccatgaGGCCGGTCCTCACTCAgctccctgctcctcctcctcctcctccccgaCCTGTGAAGCCCCCCTTCGGGTCACAGCCTCCAGCCTGGGCCCCTCTCTCCCAGCAGGACGGAGCCCAGGGGCCTCTGGGTAATGGATGTGGATTTGGAGGAAGACTGACACAAAGTCAAGGATGTAGAGGAGACGGAGCTTGGCCTTCAtcgtcgtcctcctcctcacgtgtttctttttctgattCCTCGGGTTACCAGTCAGCttcttctgtctcctcctcttcctcttctctcccacTCTTCCAGCCAGCTTCATccctgacctcctcctcctcctcctcctccaccctttCGTCCTCCTCCGtcctctcccctcttcctcccccgAGTCAAACCCCGGTGATCCCTGCTCCCAAACTGGTTCCCATCTTCAAGAACAAGTGTCCATCGCGCCACGTCAACGTCGCCCTGCTGCGGGTCCAGAAGCAGAGGGAGCAGCTGGGCGGAGcgggggaggaaaggaggagggtgACACTACCTGCCTTTAAGAAGAAGACTCCCGCCactgcttcttcttcttattctttgtcttctgtttcttctttgtcAGCTGCATCCCTCCCAATTCCTCCTCTGCCAACCATTCCTCGCTTCAACCGTCGCCCCAGATCTCACAGCGGCACCACTCCTCAACCGACAGGTCACCCCAAACTCAAGCACCTCCTCAGCCTCAGCCCCGCGTCAAAGTCTAAACCTGGGCTGATCCTCACTCCAAAGCCGGAGGTCAAACCCAAGTCCAGCCTCAAAACCAACGTGAGGACCAGCTGTGAAAGCAATACTGCTGCTAACTCCAGCCGTAAAGCTGCACCACCTGAGCCTCCTCGACCTCTGACGTCTTCTGACGTCTCCTACAAAGATACCTCCACCAGCAGCCGAGGG gGAGTTGCGTTCGAGACAAAGCCGAAGAAATCCAGATCTGCGATACAAGACGTGGATGTGGAGAAAATGGCCAGAAGCAACCAG
- the LOC122866467 gene encoding uncharacterized protein DDB_G0271670 isoform X8, which translates to MELSTSEGQLCISIDANAVRLLPTTLEDFDLPPLVLRRFCGDPDSVLDPTSTGRAIWCHVLPSMKKGQIITISRQLPRDGPFRTYRDLQNHWNRLYGYRLPELAEEEVVYCSVYFRLVGQRLFTYPLSCIRLQPLQRCPRADLQGALGSFLSDVRARLQSVCGFPARLTSKPRYHTVSLNTAATVQVLSGEQINLTTSSSMRPVLTQLPAPPPPPPRPVKPPFGSQPPAWAPLSQQDGAQGPLGNGCGFGGRLTQSQGCRGDGAWPSSSSSSSRVSFSDSSGYQSASSVSSSSSSLPLFQPASSLTSSSSSSSTLSSSSVLSPLPPPSQTPVIPAPKLVPIFKNKCPSRHVNVALLRVQKQREQLGGAGEERRRVTLPAFKKKTPATASSSYSLSSVSSLSAASLPIPPLPTIPRFNRRPRSHSGTTPQPTGHPKLKHLLSLSPASKSKPGLILTPKPEVKPKSSLKTNVRTSCESNTAANSSRKAAPPEPPRPLTSSDVSYKDTSTSSRGGVAFETKPKKSRSAIQDVDVEKMARSNQLSKLNSATLLSWLRGRGALVSAKHKKQELMLKVMACLAEA; encoded by the exons atGGAGCTGAGCACCAGTGAGGGCCAACTGTGCATCAGCATTGACGCCAACGCAGTCAGACTGCTGCCAACCACA cTGGAGGACTTTGACCTCCCTCCGTTAGTGCTGAGGAGGTTCTGCGGTGATCCCGACTCCGTCCTCGACCCCACCTCCACCGGAAGAGCCATCTGGTGTCACGTCCTGCCCAG catgaAGAAAGGCCAGATTATCACCATCAGCCGTCAGTTGCCCAGAGACGGACCATTTAGGACCTACAGAGACCTGCAGAACCACTGGAACCGCCTg taTGGTTACAGACTCCCTGAGCttgcagaggaggaggtggtgtaCTGCAGCGTCTACTTCAGACTAGTGGGACAGAGGCTCTTCAC CTACCCTCTGAGCTGTATCCGCCTGCAGCCGCTGCAGCGCTGCCCTCGGGCCGACCTGCAGGGGGCGCTGGGCTCCTTCCTGTCTGACGTCAGGGCCAGGCTGCAGAGCGTGTGTGGCTTCCCTGCACGTCTGACCAGCAAACCCCGTTACCACACAGTCAGTCTGAACACTGCTGCAACagtacag gtGCTGAGTGGTGAGCAGATCAACTtgaccacctcctcctccatgaGGCCGGTCCTCACTCAgctccctgctcctcctcctcctcctccccgaCCTGTGAAGCCCCCCTTCGGGTCACAGCCTCCAGCCTGGGCCCCTCTCTCCCAGCAGGACGGAGCCCAGGGGCCTCTGGGTAATGGATGTGGATTTGGAGGAAGACTGACACAAAGTCAAGGATGTAGAGGAGACGGAGCTTGGCCTTCAtcgtcgtcctcctcctcacgtgtttctttttctgattCCTCGGGTTACCAGTCAGCttcttctgtctcctcctcttcctcttctctcccacTCTTCCAGCCAGCTTCATccctgacctcctcctcctcctcctcctccaccctttCGTCCTCCTCCGtcctctcccctcttcctcccccgAGTCAAACCCCGGTGATCCCTGCTCCCAAACTGGTTCCCATCTTCAAGAACAAGTGTCCATCGCGCCACGTCAACGTCGCCCTGCTGCGGGTCCAGAAGCAGAGGGAGCAGCTGGGCGGAGcgggggaggaaaggaggagggtgACACTACCTGCCTTTAAGAAGAAGACTCCCGCCactgcttcttcttcttattctttgtcttctgtttcttctttgtcAGCTGCATCCCTCCCAATTCCTCCTCTGCCAACCATTCCTCGCTTCAACCGTCGCCCCAGATCTCACAGCGGCACCACTCCTCAACCGACAGGTCACCCCAAACTCAAGCACCTCCTCAGCCTCAGCCCCGCGTCAAAGTCTAAACCTGGGCTGATCCTCACTCCAAAGCCGGAGGTCAAACCCAAGTCCAGCCTCAAAACCAACGTGAGGACCAGCTGTGAAAGCAATACTGCTGCTAACTCCAGCCGTAAAGCTGCACCACCTGAGCCTCCTCGACCTCTGACGTCTTCTGACGTCTCCTACAAAGATACCTCCACCAGCAGCCGAGGG gGAGTTGCGTTCGAGACAAAGCCGAAGAAATCCAGATCTGCGATACAAGACGTGGATGTGGAGAAAATGGCCAGAAGCAACCAG